Proteins encoded within one genomic window of Bombina bombina isolate aBomBom1 chromosome 1, aBomBom1.pri, whole genome shotgun sequence:
- the RPRML gene encoding reprimo-like protein: protein MNGTFFNQTMIDQEVYNQSSQDLGSIMGCCNGTQTVIISDGGSLVLSPDERSMFISRVVQIAVVCVLSLTVIFGIFFLGCNLLIKSESMINFLVKDRRPSKDVGAVILGLY, encoded by the coding sequence ATGAATGGGACTTTCTTTAACCAGACTATGATAGATCAAGAAGTTTACAATCAGTCCTCCCAAGACCTTGGCTCAATTATGGGATGCTGCAATGGTACCCAGACTGTCATTATTAGTGATGGGGGGTCTCTAGTCCTCAGTCCTGATGAGAGGAGCATGTTTATCTCACGTGTGGTACAAATTGCTGTTGTGTGTGTCCTCTCCCTCACTGTCATTTTTGGGATATTTTTCCTGGGGTGCAACTTGCTTATAAAATCTGAAAGCATGATAAACTTCCTTGTAAAAGACAGGAGACCTTCAAAGGATGTGGGGGCTGTCATTTTGGGTCTGtattga